From the Hymenobacter yonginensis genome, one window contains:
- a CDS encoding 2'-5' RNA ligase family protein, with protein MPDLIAPLILTLALDADSQRFFDTLRQQHFPPERNFLQAHLTLFHHLPGSDYDLICQTLADLAAAEAPLTLAVTGLRFLGRGVAYSLENNRLQALHQQLQATWQPSLTPQDQQKLKPHVTVQNKVDPAVARSLHQQLAADFQPFEATGTGLQLWAYRGGPWEALQTFAFKATA; from the coding sequence ATGCCCGACCTTATTGCCCCGCTCATTCTCACGCTGGCGCTTGACGCCGACAGCCAACGTTTCTTCGACACGCTGCGGCAGCAGCACTTCCCGCCGGAACGCAACTTCCTGCAGGCCCACCTAACGCTGTTCCACCACCTGCCCGGCTCCGACTACGACCTTATCTGCCAGACGCTGGCCGACCTGGCCGCCGCCGAAGCCCCGCTGACACTGGCCGTTACGGGGCTCCGGTTTCTGGGCCGGGGCGTGGCGTACTCCTTGGAAAACAACCGCCTGCAGGCGCTGCATCAGCAGCTCCAGGCCACCTGGCAGCCCAGCCTTACGCCGCAGGATCAGCAAAAGCTCAAGCCCCACGTAACGGTGCAGAACAAGGTGGACCCGGCCGTAGCGCGCAGCCTACACCAGCAGCTAGCCGCCGATTTCCAGCCTTTTGAGGCCACCGGCACCGGGCTGCAGCTCTGGGCCTACCGCGGCGGCCCCTGGGAAGCGCTGCAGACGTTTGCCTTCAAAGCCACCGCCTAG
- the hutI gene encoding imidazolonepropionase, whose protein sequence is MPYSLLIRNCGQLLTMAGSAARGPLTGAQMRDWPILENAFVACENDWVVALGPMSELLETHVTAATQVLDAGGRVVMPGLVECHTHLVFGGNRAHEFQRKLQGEAYLDILASGGGILSTVRATRAASDAELLENALHHLAGFRCYGVTTVEAKSGYGLDAETELRLLRVAQEAGRRQPVRVVPTFLGAHVPGPEYKGRPAEYLDMLMQEVLPHLNPQEVPFVDIFCEEGAFSLADARRYLEQAQAMGFGLKIHAEQLHDLGGCEMAAALGAVSIDHADYLTPAAAARIATQTQGQTVAVLLPLVPLFLRQDRYAPGRAFIEAGLPVAVSTDFNPGSCPSKNLWLALSMACLKMGLTPREALAAATINAAWAIGQQQHCGSLEPGKRADLLVLDVRHYEEIPYWLGENPVRHVVIGGKLE, encoded by the coding sequence ATGCCTTACTCACTCCTGATTCGTAACTGCGGCCAGCTACTCACGATGGCCGGCAGCGCGGCCCGAGGCCCCCTTACTGGCGCGCAAATGCGTGACTGGCCCATCCTGGAAAACGCCTTTGTTGCCTGCGAAAACGACTGGGTAGTGGCCCTCGGACCCATGTCGGAGCTGCTGGAAACCCACGTGACGGCGGCCACGCAGGTGCTGGATGCCGGTGGGCGGGTGGTGATGCCGGGCCTGGTGGAGTGCCACACCCACCTCGTATTCGGCGGCAACCGTGCCCACGAGTTCCAGCGCAAGCTGCAGGGCGAAGCTTATCTCGACATCCTGGCCAGCGGCGGCGGCATCCTGAGCACCGTGCGCGCCACCCGCGCCGCCTCCGACGCCGAGCTGCTGGAAAATGCCCTGCACCACCTGGCTGGCTTCCGGTGCTATGGCGTCACGACAGTGGAAGCCAAGAGCGGCTACGGCCTCGATGCCGAAACCGAGCTGCGGCTGCTGCGGGTGGCGCAGGAGGCCGGTCGCCGCCAGCCGGTGCGGGTGGTGCCCACGTTTCTGGGTGCCCACGTGCCCGGCCCCGAATACAAGGGCCGCCCAGCAGAGTACTTAGATATGCTGATGCAGGAGGTGCTGCCGCACTTAAACCCGCAGGAGGTGCCGTTTGTGGATATTTTCTGCGAGGAAGGCGCGTTTTCGTTGGCCGACGCGCGACGGTATCTGGAGCAGGCCCAGGCTATGGGATTCGGGCTGAAAATTCACGCTGAGCAGCTACACGACCTGGGCGGCTGCGAAATGGCCGCCGCGTTGGGCGCCGTCAGCATCGACCACGCCGACTACCTGACGCCGGCTGCCGCCGCCCGCATTGCCACCCAAACCCAGGGCCAAACGGTGGCGGTATTGCTGCCGCTGGTGCCGCTGTTTCTGCGCCAGGACCGGTACGCTCCCGGCCGGGCCTTCATCGAGGCCGGCCTGCCGGTGGCTGTCAGCACTGATTTCAATCCGGGCTCGTGCCCCAGCAAAAACCTGTGGCTGGCCCTGAGTATGGCTTGCCTGAAAATGGGGCTCACGCCGCGCGAAGCCCTGGCAGCCGCCACTATCAATGCCGCCTGGGCCATTGGCCAGCAGCAGCATTGCGGCAGCTTGGAACCCGGCAAGCGCGCCGACCTGCTGGTGCTGGACGTGCGCCATTACGAGGAAATCCCGTACTGGCTCGGCGAAAACCCGGTACGCCACGTGGTGATAGGCGGGAAGTTAGAATAG
- the fbp gene encoding class 1 fructose-bisphosphatase, with amino-acid sequence MNLTSENAIAQPVGTTLERYIMRKQAEFPFATGELSQLLRDIALAGKIVNREVNRAGLTSIIGAMGQQNVQGEAQQKLDVEANIRFIRALTNGGEACAVLSEEEDDIIHTGNCQGKYVVAIDPLDGSSNIDVNISIGTIFSIYRRVTPVGQEATAEDFLQGGRRQVAAGYILYGSSTMLVYTTGHGVVGFTYENSLGEFFLSHPSIRIPAGGTTFSCNEGHWFDYPQYVRDYLLACKQQRLSGRYVGSLVADYHRNLFTGGIYLYPPTAKNRHGKLRLLYEGYPLAFVIEQAGGRAETGTGPVLDVVPTEFHQRAPLFVGSADMVRSLVALAAVETPAV; translated from the coding sequence ATGAATCTTACGTCTGAAAATGCTATTGCCCAGCCGGTGGGCACCACGCTGGAGCGCTACATCATGCGCAAGCAGGCCGAGTTTCCGTTTGCCACCGGCGAGCTGAGCCAGCTGCTGCGCGACATTGCGTTGGCCGGCAAAATTGTAAACCGCGAAGTGAACCGGGCCGGCCTGACCAGCATCATCGGGGCCATGGGCCAGCAGAACGTGCAGGGCGAAGCGCAGCAAAAGCTGGACGTGGAAGCCAACATCCGCTTCATCCGGGCCCTCACCAACGGGGGCGAGGCCTGCGCTGTGCTCAGCGAGGAAGAAGACGACATCATCCATACCGGCAACTGCCAGGGCAAGTACGTGGTGGCCATCGACCCGCTCGATGGCTCCAGCAACATCGACGTCAACATCAGCATCGGCACCATTTTCAGCATCTACCGGCGCGTGACGCCGGTGGGGCAGGAGGCTACTGCCGAGGACTTTCTGCAGGGCGGCCGCCGGCAGGTGGCGGCCGGCTACATCCTGTACGGCTCCAGCACCATGCTCGTGTACACCACCGGCCACGGCGTGGTGGGCTTCACCTACGAAAACTCGCTGGGCGAATTCTTCCTCTCGCACCCCAGCATCCGGATTCCGGCGGGCGGCACCACCTTCTCCTGCAACGAAGGCCACTGGTTCGACTACCCACAGTACGTGCGCGACTACCTGCTAGCCTGCAAGCAGCAGCGCCTGAGCGGCCGCTACGTGGGCTCGTTGGTGGCCGACTACCACCGCAACCTGTTTACGGGCGGCATCTACCTCTACCCGCCCACGGCCAAAAACCGCCACGGCAAGCTGCGGCTGCTCTACGAGGGCTACCCGCTGGCCTTCGTGATTGAGCAGGCCGGCGGCCGGGCCGAAACCGGCACCGGCCCGGTGCTGGACGTAGTACCCACCGAATTCCACCAGCGCGCCCCGCTGTTTGTGGGCTCCGCCGACATGGTGCGCAGCCTGGTGGCTCTGGCCGCCGTGGAGACTCCGGCTGTGTAG
- a CDS encoding RNA polymerase sigma factor, translating into MPQPLTDLLADCRRGSPTAQRALYERLAYQLMGVCLRYCPSQAEAEDALQLTFIKIFTRLDQYREQGPFEAWARRIAVNTSLNAYQQHRQGAPQVDYEAAANVPHPDGTALDQLSTDEVVALINTLPIGYRTVLNLYAIEGYSHQEIGELLGISEGTSKSQLSRARRLLEERLLANNNFTLS; encoded by the coding sequence ATGCCGCAGCCCCTTACTGATCTACTGGCCGACTGCCGGCGCGGGAGCCCTACTGCCCAGCGGGCGCTCTATGAGCGGCTGGCCTACCAGTTGATGGGTGTGTGCTTGCGCTACTGCCCCAGCCAAGCCGAGGCGGAGGATGCGCTGCAACTCACGTTCATCAAAATTTTCACCCGCCTGGATCAATACCGGGAGCAGGGACCCTTTGAAGCCTGGGCCCGCCGGATTGCCGTCAATACTTCGCTCAATGCCTATCAGCAGCACCGCCAGGGGGCCCCGCAGGTAGACTACGAGGCCGCCGCCAACGTGCCCCACCCCGACGGCACGGCCCTCGACCAGCTTTCCACCGATGAGGTGGTGGCCCTCATCAACACCCTGCCCATCGGCTACCGCACGGTGCTCAACCTCTACGCCATCGAAGGCTACTCACACCAGGAAATTGGCGAGCTGCTGGGTATTTCGGAGGGTACTAGCAAGTCGCAACTGTCGCGGGCGCGGCGGTTGCTGGAAGAACGCCTATTGGCTAACAACAACTTCACTTTGTCATGA
- a CDS encoding PhzF family phenazine biosynthesis protein, protein MTLPIYQVDAFSNRPFAGNPAAVCPLTEWLPAETMQAIAAENNLAETAFFVSRPDGEFDLRWFTPAVEVELCGHATLASAHVLYRHLGFEGAEIVFHSKSGPLRVSQAEAGMLTLDFPARPPHLIQQHPDGLLDGLRATPLQLLAGPDLVCVFATEAEVRALKPDMAHLIKVEYRAVIATAPGSDGVDFVSRFFGPRVGVPEDPVTGSAHTTLVPYWAERLGKLHLHARQVSARSGDLWCELRGERVLMSGHAVTYLRGEIEV, encoded by the coding sequence ATGACGCTGCCCATCTATCAGGTTGACGCCTTTTCCAACCGGCCCTTTGCTGGCAACCCCGCCGCCGTGTGCCCGCTTACCGAGTGGCTGCCCGCCGAAACCATGCAGGCCATAGCCGCCGAAAACAACCTCGCCGAAACGGCCTTCTTCGTGTCCCGGCCCGATGGCGAGTTTGACCTGCGCTGGTTTACGCCCGCCGTGGAGGTGGAGCTGTGCGGCCACGCCACCCTGGCCTCGGCCCACGTGCTGTACCGGCATCTGGGGTTTGAGGGCGCTGAAATCGTGTTTCACTCCAAAAGCGGGCCGCTGCGCGTGAGTCAGGCCGAGGCCGGCATGCTCACTCTCGACTTCCCGGCCCGGCCCCCGCACCTCATCCAGCAGCACCCCGACGGCCTGCTCGATGGCCTGCGCGCTACGCCGCTACAGCTGCTGGCTGGCCCCGACTTGGTCTGCGTCTTCGCCACTGAGGCCGAAGTGCGGGCCCTGAAGCCCGACATGGCGCACCTCATCAAAGTGGAATATCGCGCCGTTATTGCCACCGCCCCCGGCTCCGACGGGGTGGATTTCGTGTCGCGCTTTTTCGGCCCCCGGGTGGGTGTGCCCGAGGATCCGGTGACGGGCTCAGCCCACACCACGCTGGTGCCCTACTGGGCCGAGCGGCTAGGCAAGCTGCACCTGCACGCCCGTCAGGTATCGGCCCGCAGCGGCGACCTGTGGTGCGAGCTGCGCGGCGAGCGGGTGCTGATGAGCGGCCACGCCGTCACGTATCTGCGCGGCGAGATTGAGGTATAA
- a CDS encoding aldehyde dehydrogenase family protein, which produces MSKIISPQVEFSSLLSQMKAVTPEVFAADGAFLNLLEGRWQEPGKPRPFTSPVDGTELGSLPMLDHATALRAVQAAKKEAADWARVDLDERKRKVQDCLDQLRQHVELTGKLIMWEIGKTYKLGFTDIDRAIEGVQWYVDNIEGLLGSRKPLGLVSNIASWNYPMSVLLHAVLVQVLCGNSVIAKTPTDGGFISLSLTFAIARRCGLPVTLVSGSGGELSDVLVKNDAVDCLSFVGGRYNGRNIADALSSEHKRYMLEMEGVNTYGIWNFSDWDGLADQLKKGYDYGKQRCTAYVRFVVERRLFPQFVETYWNTIKGLKVGNPTLVDSADDKLPDLAFGPVINRAQAEDLDRLYADALKTGATPIYEGKLDESLFLPGQDMSAYRAPRALVNLPRQSELYFKEPFGPIDSIVLVDRVEELVGEMNISNGALVGALASDDEKWAQRTAKEVRAFKMGINKLRSRGDREEVFGGLGESWKGAFVGGALLVEAVTEGDKPILGNFEEATLLPEKI; this is translated from the coding sequence ATGTCCAAAATCATTTCGCCCCAAGTGGAATTCAGCAGCTTGCTGAGCCAGATGAAAGCCGTGACGCCCGAAGTATTCGCGGCCGACGGCGCTTTCCTCAACCTGCTGGAAGGCCGCTGGCAGGAGCCCGGCAAGCCCCGCCCGTTCACGTCGCCGGTAGATGGCACGGAGCTGGGCAGCCTGCCTATGCTCGACCATGCCACTGCTCTGCGCGCCGTGCAGGCCGCCAAGAAAGAAGCCGCCGACTGGGCCCGCGTTGACCTCGACGAGCGCAAGCGCAAAGTGCAGGATTGCCTCGACCAGTTGCGCCAGCATGTCGAGCTCACCGGCAAGCTCATCATGTGGGAAATCGGCAAAACCTACAAGCTGGGCTTCACCGACATCGACCGCGCCATCGAGGGCGTGCAGTGGTACGTCGATAACATCGAAGGTCTGCTGGGCTCTCGCAAGCCGCTGGGCCTCGTCAGCAATATTGCCTCCTGGAACTACCCCATGTCGGTGCTGCTGCACGCGGTGCTGGTGCAGGTGCTGTGCGGCAACTCCGTCATCGCCAAAACGCCCACCGATGGCGGCTTTATCTCGCTGAGCCTGACCTTCGCCATTGCCCGCCGCTGCGGCCTGCCCGTGACGCTGGTGAGCGGCTCGGGTGGCGAGCTGAGCGATGTGCTGGTGAAAAACGACGCCGTGGACTGCCTTTCCTTCGTGGGTGGCCGCTACAACGGCCGCAACATCGCCGACGCCCTCAGCTCGGAGCACAAGCGCTACATGCTGGAAATGGAAGGCGTGAACACCTACGGCATTTGGAATTTCAGTGACTGGGACGGCCTCGCCGATCAGCTCAAAAAGGGCTACGACTACGGCAAGCAGCGCTGCACCGCCTACGTACGCTTCGTGGTGGAGCGCCGCCTGTTCCCGCAGTTCGTGGAAACCTACTGGAACACTATCAAGGGCCTGAAAGTGGGCAACCCCACGCTGGTAGATTCGGCCGACGACAAGCTGCCTGACCTGGCCTTCGGCCCCGTCATCAACCGTGCCCAGGCCGAAGACCTGGACCGCCTCTACGCCGACGCCCTCAAAACCGGCGCCACGCCTATCTACGAAGGCAAGCTCGACGAAAGCCTGTTCCTGCCCGGCCAGGACATGAGCGCCTACCGCGCCCCCCGCGCCCTCGTGAACCTGCCCCGCCAGAGCGAACTGTACTTCAAAGAGCCCTTCGGCCCCATAGACAGCATTGTGCTGGTTGACCGGGTAGAAGAGCTGGTGGGCGAGATGAACATCAGCAACGGCGCCCTGGTAGGCGCCCTGGCCTCCGACGACGAGAAGTGGGCCCAGCGCACCGCCAAAGAGGTGCGCGCCTTCAAGATGGGCATCAACAAGCTCCGCTCGCGCGGCGACCGGGAGGAAGTATTCGGCGGCCTCGGCGAGAGTTGGAAAGGCGCCTTCGTGGGCGGCGCGCTGCTGGTAGAAGCCGTAACGGAAGGCGACAAGCCGATTCTGGGCAACTTCGAGGAAGCTACGCTGCTGCCGGAGAAAATTTAG
- a CDS encoding porin family protein: protein MQLALLFPVGSLLPRVAQLPQFAAELPVVQPVTVAPPVPRPASRWAVEVLAGPTISYRQLGATDSASLSALERPALTFTGQLQVRYTLAPRLSVSAGLGYATYGTRLNLLLQPPRDTAGTLPPAQPLQQRDTYRYFTLPLQAQYQLGGQTRLRYGLTAGAALEMYAGGRTSGSTACTCSQQQNWSATNSPYRRLGVSLTAGLDVRYALTPRLHLLVQPTGRYALISVVSPVSTTPSLTPSLPARRPFAAGLLTGFSFDLR from the coding sequence TTGCAGCTGGCACTGCTGTTTCCCGTTGGCAGCCTGCTCCCGCGGGTGGCGCAGCTGCCGCAGTTTGCTGCCGAATTGCCGGTCGTTCAGCCGGTGACGGTGGCGCCGCCAGTGCCGCGCCCAGCCAGCCGCTGGGCGGTGGAAGTGCTGGCGGGCCCCACCATCAGCTACCGACAGCTAGGAGCCACTGACTCCGCGAGTCTCAGCGCATTGGAGCGGCCAGCCCTCACTTTTACCGGCCAGCTGCAGGTGCGCTACACCCTCGCGCCCCGGCTGAGTGTGAGTGCAGGCCTGGGCTATGCCACTTACGGCACCCGCCTGAACCTGCTGCTCCAGCCCCCGCGCGACACGGCCGGCACCCTCCCGCCCGCGCAGCCCCTGCAACAGCGCGACACCTACCGCTACTTCACGCTGCCGCTGCAGGCGCAGTATCAGCTGGGCGGCCAGACGCGGCTCCGCTACGGCCTGACCGCCGGGGCCGCCCTGGAAATGTATGCCGGCGGCCGCACCAGTGGCAGCACCGCCTGCACCTGCAGCCAGCAGCAAAACTGGTCGGCCACGAACAGCCCATACCGGCGGCTGGGCGTGAGTCTGACGGCGGGCCTGGATGTGCGCTATGCCCTCACGCCACGCCTGCACCTGCTGGTGCAGCCTACCGGCCGCTACGCGCTGATTTCCGTGGTATCCCCGGTTAGCACCACCCCTTCGCTCACTCCTTCCCTCCCGGCCCGCCGCCCCTTTGCGGCCGGCTTGCTCACGGGTTTCTCTTTCGACCTGCGCTAA
- a CDS encoding T9SS type A sorting domain-containing protein, with the protein MKKTLLAFLLLMGSRQLLAQLPTSSFAVTSACPANAGNPSVLQQVNTDGSLTPIGTVTSNGTPLIVNALGSDDNDRTVIYGMNVVQPVTVANFSTPPNLYRISLSTAQATNLGAVTPPARPTDVTTQTQPGESGFIDTQLTLNFIGDGDASSNYYVAGATFRVFYVIDFSLPFPFTRPVRVSDLRLYVGTVALPTFPATGPVWRRLDTSDPATAAVIAGYQAEVQNYLNSNGTAPVPQGGIQDWVFDVRTGNLVSYLGQDDKFITISTPGSAPVGVTTQPTVPIPTQQDIGSMFTDRDGNLYAVDADGGTIYKLDRLTGNYSGQSFGAAFGCSRGDAVSLPGALPLPVTLTEFRAEATGRAVRLSWATASEQNADAFLVQRRHEGADWQTIQTVRAGNQPTGQRYSALDTAPLSGQLYYRLAMRDTDGTLAYSPVQAVRMAGKLTLQTYPNPAPDGVLNVQLTEPSTSETSLELLSATGQVVRRLQPTAGLTTIRLDAHTLPGGLYYLRVRQASQTSTVPVALTHKGL; encoded by the coding sequence ATGAAAAAGACCCTACTTGCCTTTCTGCTGCTCATGGGGAGCCGCCAGTTGCTGGCCCAGCTGCCTACCAGCAGCTTCGCCGTGACATCGGCCTGCCCGGCCAACGCGGGCAATCCGTCGGTGCTGCAGCAGGTGAACACCGACGGCTCGCTCACGCCCATCGGCACGGTCACCAGCAACGGTACACCCCTCATCGTCAATGCCCTAGGCTCCGACGATAACGACCGAACGGTCATCTACGGCATGAATGTGGTGCAGCCGGTTACGGTCGCCAACTTCAGCACGCCGCCAAACCTCTACCGCATCAGCCTGAGCACGGCCCAGGCCACCAACCTGGGCGCCGTAACCCCGCCGGCCCGGCCCACCGACGTCACCACACAGACGCAACCCGGCGAATCCGGCTTTATCGATACTCAGCTGACCCTCAACTTCATTGGTGATGGCGACGCCAGTTCCAATTACTACGTAGCGGGGGCTACGTTCCGGGTATTTTACGTCATCGACTTCTCTCTACCGTTTCCTTTCACACGGCCAGTGCGCGTGTCAGACCTGCGGCTGTATGTGGGCACGGTGGCGCTGCCCACATTCCCGGCTACGGGGCCGGTCTGGCGCCGCCTCGATACCTCCGACCCGGCCACGGCAGCCGTTATTGCCGGCTACCAGGCCGAAGTGCAGAATTACCTAAATAGCAACGGCACCGCGCCCGTGCCGCAGGGCGGCATCCAGGACTGGGTGTTTGACGTGCGCACCGGCAATCTGGTGAGCTACCTCGGCCAGGACGACAAGTTTATCACCATCAGCACGCCGGGCTCGGCGCCGGTGGGCGTCACCACGCAGCCTACTGTGCCCATTCCCACGCAGCAGGATATCGGCTCGATGTTTACAGACCGCGACGGCAACCTGTACGCCGTGGACGCCGACGGCGGCACCATCTACAAGCTCGACCGGCTGACCGGCAACTACTCGGGGCAGTCGTTTGGGGCGGCCTTTGGCTGCTCCCGCGGCGACGCCGTGAGCTTGCCTGGGGCCCTGCCGCTGCCCGTCACGCTCACCGAATTCCGGGCCGAAGCCACGGGCCGCGCCGTGCGCCTGAGCTGGGCCACCGCCAGCGAGCAGAACGCCGACGCCTTTCTGGTGCAGCGCCGCCACGAAGGCGCCGACTGGCAAACCATCCAGACAGTACGGGCCGGCAACCAGCCCACGGGCCAGCGCTACTCCGCCCTGGATACCGCGCCGCTCAGCGGGCAGCTCTACTACCGCCTAGCCATGCGCGACACCGACGGCACGCTGGCCTACTCGCCGGTGCAGGCCGTGCGGATGGCTGGCAAGCTGACCCTGCAAACCTACCCCAACCCCGCCCCGGACGGCGTGCTGAACGTGCAGCTCACCGAGCCCAGCACCTCCGAAACCTCGCTGGAGCTGCTTAGCGCTACGGGCCAAGTGGTACGCCGGTTGCAGCCCACCGCCGGCCTCACCACCATCCGGCTGGATGCGCACACGCTGCCCGGCGGCCTCTACTACCTGCGCGTGCGGCAAGCCAGCCAGACCAGCACCGTGCCCGTGGCCCTCACGCACAAAGGACTGTAA